One genomic segment of Euwallacea fornicatus isolate EFF26 chromosome 18, ASM4011564v1, whole genome shotgun sequence includes these proteins:
- the Cul2 gene encoding cullin-2 isoform X1 has product MSLKPRQVDFNSTWGAIRDTIKGVITLDHVPRTVWNDRFCDVYSLCVAHPEPLADRLYAETKQYLIDHVAQLLNKVQEEGEQNLVKNYFHYWSQYSVGSQYLHSLYLYLNQQHIKSQKMSDAEIIYGSADPSITAQGDQMEIGELALQVWQSNMIWPLGHRLVQLLLEAIDLDRAGQPPAIPLEAVRGTILSFVEVQAYKKKSQLQLYVELFEQPFLIASGEHFKRNAALLLQEKDVSLYMEKVRGKVDEELFRARRFLHASSLAKVAHRCELHMVAEHLQFLYSECQNMVKYEQKMDLSNMYDLLKSVPNALVALVDTVFDHIKNQGLAAIHNLQGDSIHINFVENLLAVYKKYRALIKEVFKSDQNFMGALDKACNSVINHRPNDGRSPCRSPELLAKYCDTLLKKSSKGITESEVDEKLSESIIIFKYIDDKDVFQKFYSRSLAKRLIHQQTQSMDAEEAMINRLKQACGYEFTSKLHRMFTDMSVSADLNNKFQSFTKQKDIDLGINFGIYVLQAGAWPLGQAVVTSFALPQQLEKSVQMFETFYHDRFNGRKLTWLHHLCQAELKLGHLKKPYVVTVQTFQMAILLLFEKTDQLSCKEIRETLQLNSEQFKRHATSLVDSKLLLADTEELDETETNLRLNMDYSNKRTKFRITAAIQKETPHEVEQTMNSVEEDRKMYLQAAIVRIMKSRKVLKHNLLIQEVYTQSKVSFAPSVPLIKKCIESLIDKQYIERTPHSSEEYSYVA; this is encoded by the exons ATGTCTCTGAAACCGAGACAGGTAGATTTCAATTCCACATGGGGGGCTATTAGAGACACTATCAAAGGTGTCATCACATTAGACCATGTTCCCAGAACTGTGTGGAACGATAGGTTTTG TGATGTGTACTCGCTATGTGTAGCTCATCCAGAACCTCTGGCTGATAGGCTATATGCAGAAACTAAGCAGTATTTAATAGATCATGTAGCTCAACTACTCAATAAAGTACAGGAAGAAGGAGAGCAAAATCTGGTTAAGAATTACTTTCACTATTGGTCccag taTTCAGTGGGGAGTCAATATCTCCACAGTTTGTACCTCTATCTCAATCAGCAACAcataaaatctcaaaaaatgtCTGATGCCGAAATTATCTATGGCAGTGCAGATCCTTCAATTACTGCCCAAG GGGATCAAATGGAAATTGGTGAATTAGCACTGCAAGTGTGGCAATCTAACATGATTTGGCCTTTAGGTCACAGATTAGTCCAGCTTTTACTTGAAGCCATTGATCTTGATAGGGCTGGACAACCACCAGCTATCCCTCTAGAGGCTGTTAGAGGCACTATATTGAGTTTTGTAGAAGTGCaagcatataaaaaaaaatctcaacttCAGTTATATGTGGAATTGTTTGAACAGCCATTTTTAATTGCTAGTGGAGAACACTTCAAGCGAAATGCAGCTCTGCTGCTTCAAGAGAAAGATGTCAGTTTGTATATGGAGAAAGTTCGAGGAAAAGTTGATGAGGAATTGTTCAGGGCTAGAAGATTTTTGCATGCCAGTTCCCTTGCAAAA GTGGCACATAGATGTGAACTTCACATGGTCGCCGAGCATCTACAGTTCCTCTATAGTGAATGTCAAAATATGGTCAAATATGAGCAAAAGATGGATCTTTCTAATATGTATGATTTGCTCAAAAGTGTTCCTAATGCTTTAGTCGCGCTGGTTGATACAGTATTTGATCACATTAAGAATCAAGGACTTGCA GCAATTCACAATCTTCAAGGTGACTCAATTCACatcaattttgttgaaaatctACTGGCCGTGTATAAAAAGTACAGGGCCCTTattaaagaggtttttaagTCTGATCAGAATTTTATGGGTGCCTTGGACAAGGCCTGCAATTCGGTCATAAATCACAG ACCTAATGATGGTAGATCCCCCTGCAGAAGCCCTGAATTACTAGCCAAATATTGCGATACGTTATTAAAGAAAAGTAGCAAGGGTATCACTGAATCTGAG GTCGACGAAAAGCTGTCTGAAAGCATAATCATCTTCAAATACATAGATGATAAGGacgttttccaaaaattttactcACGTTCATTGGCAAAGAGACTGATCCATCAACAGACCCAAAGCATGGATGCTGAAGAGGCCATGATTAATAGACTGAAACAGGCGTGTGGTTATGAATTTACTAGCAAATTGCACAGGATGTTTACAGACATGTCGGTCTCGgcagatttaaataataaatttcagtcATTTACAAAGCAAAAAGACATAGATTTGGGGATCAATTTCGGTATTTATGTATTACAAGCAGGGGCATGGCCGCTGGGGCAAGCGGTAGTTACATCTTTTGCCTTACCTCAGCAACTGGAAAAGAGTGTCCAAATG TTTGAAACCTTCTATCACGACCGATTTAATGGCCGAAAATTGACCTGGCTGCATCACTTGTGCCAGGCCGAACTTAAGCTag gtcatttaaaaaagcctTACGTAGTAACAGTGCAAACCTTCCAAATGGCCATTCTCCTGCTTTTCGAGAAGACTGACCAACTGTCTTGCAAAGAAATCAGAGAAACTCTGCAGCTCAATTCGGAGCAGTTTAAAAGGCACGCCACTAGTTTAGTCGACTCGAAGCTACTTTTAGCTGATACGGAG GAACTGGACGAGACAGAAACAAACCTGAGATTGAATATGGATTACTCAAATAAGCGAACAAAGTTCCGTATCACTGCCGCCATCCAAAAAGAAACGCCTCATGAAGTGGAGCAAACGATGAACTCTGTGGAGGAAGACCGCAAAATGTACCTGCAAGCAGCTATTGTGAGAATAATGAAATCTCGAAAGGTGCTCAAACATAATTTGT
- the Cul2 gene encoding cullin-2 isoform X2 produces MSDAEIIYGSADPSITAQGDQMEIGELALQVWQSNMIWPLGHRLVQLLLEAIDLDRAGQPPAIPLEAVRGTILSFVEVQAYKKKSQLQLYVELFEQPFLIASGEHFKRNAALLLQEKDVSLYMEKVRGKVDEELFRARRFLHASSLAKVAHRCELHMVAEHLQFLYSECQNMVKYEQKMDLSNMYDLLKSVPNALVALVDTVFDHIKNQGLAAIHNLQGDSIHINFVENLLAVYKKYRALIKEVFKSDQNFMGALDKACNSVINHRPNDGRSPCRSPELLAKYCDTLLKKSSKGITESEVDEKLSESIIIFKYIDDKDVFQKFYSRSLAKRLIHQQTQSMDAEEAMINRLKQACGYEFTSKLHRMFTDMSVSADLNNKFQSFTKQKDIDLGINFGIYVLQAGAWPLGQAVVTSFALPQQLEKSVQMFETFYHDRFNGRKLTWLHHLCQAELKLGHLKKPYVVTVQTFQMAILLLFEKTDQLSCKEIRETLQLNSEQFKRHATSLVDSKLLLADTEELDETETNLRLNMDYSNKRTKFRITAAIQKETPHEVEQTMNSVEEDRKMYLQAAIVRIMKSRKVLKHNLLIQEVYTQSKVSFAPSVPLIKKCIESLIDKQYIERTPHSSEEYSYVA; encoded by the exons atgtCTGATGCCGAAATTATCTATGGCAGTGCAGATCCTTCAATTACTGCCCAAG GGGATCAAATGGAAATTGGTGAATTAGCACTGCAAGTGTGGCAATCTAACATGATTTGGCCTTTAGGTCACAGATTAGTCCAGCTTTTACTTGAAGCCATTGATCTTGATAGGGCTGGACAACCACCAGCTATCCCTCTAGAGGCTGTTAGAGGCACTATATTGAGTTTTGTAGAAGTGCaagcatataaaaaaaaatctcaacttCAGTTATATGTGGAATTGTTTGAACAGCCATTTTTAATTGCTAGTGGAGAACACTTCAAGCGAAATGCAGCTCTGCTGCTTCAAGAGAAAGATGTCAGTTTGTATATGGAGAAAGTTCGAGGAAAAGTTGATGAGGAATTGTTCAGGGCTAGAAGATTTTTGCATGCCAGTTCCCTTGCAAAA GTGGCACATAGATGTGAACTTCACATGGTCGCCGAGCATCTACAGTTCCTCTATAGTGAATGTCAAAATATGGTCAAATATGAGCAAAAGATGGATCTTTCTAATATGTATGATTTGCTCAAAAGTGTTCCTAATGCTTTAGTCGCGCTGGTTGATACAGTATTTGATCACATTAAGAATCAAGGACTTGCA GCAATTCACAATCTTCAAGGTGACTCAATTCACatcaattttgttgaaaatctACTGGCCGTGTATAAAAAGTACAGGGCCCTTattaaagaggtttttaagTCTGATCAGAATTTTATGGGTGCCTTGGACAAGGCCTGCAATTCGGTCATAAATCACAG ACCTAATGATGGTAGATCCCCCTGCAGAAGCCCTGAATTACTAGCCAAATATTGCGATACGTTATTAAAGAAAAGTAGCAAGGGTATCACTGAATCTGAG GTCGACGAAAAGCTGTCTGAAAGCATAATCATCTTCAAATACATAGATGATAAGGacgttttccaaaaattttactcACGTTCATTGGCAAAGAGACTGATCCATCAACAGACCCAAAGCATGGATGCTGAAGAGGCCATGATTAATAGACTGAAACAGGCGTGTGGTTATGAATTTACTAGCAAATTGCACAGGATGTTTACAGACATGTCGGTCTCGgcagatttaaataataaatttcagtcATTTACAAAGCAAAAAGACATAGATTTGGGGATCAATTTCGGTATTTATGTATTACAAGCAGGGGCATGGCCGCTGGGGCAAGCGGTAGTTACATCTTTTGCCTTACCTCAGCAACTGGAAAAGAGTGTCCAAATG TTTGAAACCTTCTATCACGACCGATTTAATGGCCGAAAATTGACCTGGCTGCATCACTTGTGCCAGGCCGAACTTAAGCTag gtcatttaaaaaagcctTACGTAGTAACAGTGCAAACCTTCCAAATGGCCATTCTCCTGCTTTTCGAGAAGACTGACCAACTGTCTTGCAAAGAAATCAGAGAAACTCTGCAGCTCAATTCGGAGCAGTTTAAAAGGCACGCCACTAGTTTAGTCGACTCGAAGCTACTTTTAGCTGATACGGAG GAACTGGACGAGACAGAAACAAACCTGAGATTGAATATGGATTACTCAAATAAGCGAACAAAGTTCCGTATCACTGCCGCCATCCAAAAAGAAACGCCTCATGAAGTGGAGCAAACGATGAACTCTGTGGAGGAAGACCGCAAAATGTACCTGCAAGCAGCTATTGTGAGAATAATGAAATCTCGAAAGGTGCTCAAACATAATTTGT
- the LOC136345025 gene encoding eukaryotic translation initiation factor 4H-like, giving the protein MAGRSGYDDRDNRDFGGGRRGGKKPLPTEPPYTAYVGNLPNGIVQGDINTIFKDFNVKNIRLVKDKDTDRFKGFCYVEFDSLTDLENAISMNGDIEVEGCVVKVDVAEGKRNDRGGGFDRGGRGGANRGRSGGFRNDRPPHGFNDGDFDRRGPPRGPGNFPDPRGGNRGNYGNFTGEEGQWGGGPKPGLGPRPGQGSFGGPPGPGGRRGGGGPDRKFDDLPTAAPDTSGRPRLKLLPRTVTDPVNSLAQTSRNAAIFGGAKPREENLAETRE; this is encoded by the exons ATGGCCGGTAGAAGTGGATACGACGACCGGGATAACAG AGATTTTGGGGGTGGTCGCCGTGGTGGCAAGAAACCTTTGCCCACCGAGCCTCCCTACACTGCCTACGTCGGAAATTTGCCCAATGGCATCGTGCAGGGCGACATTAACACTATATTCAAAGATTTCAACGTCAAAAATATCCGTTTGGTTAAAGACAAGGACACCGATAGATTCAAGGGTTTTTGCTATGTCGAATTTGACTCTCTAACTGATttggaaaatgcaatttccATGAATGGGGACATTGAAGTCGAAGGGTGCGTCGTGAAAGTTGATGTCGCTGAGG gtaaaagAAATGACAGGGGCGGTGGATTCGACAGAGGTGGCCGAGGAGGCGCTAATCGAGGACGTAGTGGCGGTTTCCGAAATGATAGGCCGCCACACGGTTTCAACGATGGAGATTTCGACCGAAGAGGGCCTCCCAGGGGCCCTGGAAACTTTCCG GATCCTCGTGGCGGTAATCGAGGAAACTATGGTAACTTCACAGGTGAAGAAGGACAATGGGGTGGAGGTCCTAAGCCAGGCCTCGGCCCGAGGCCTGGACAAGGCTCTTTTGGAGGTCCTCCAGGCCCAGGGGGCAGACGAGGAGGCGGTGGCCCCGATAGAAAATTTGACGACTTACCAACTGCAGCTCCAG ATACGTCGGGCAGACCGCGACTCAAATTGCTGCCACGCACTGTGACTGACCCGGTCAACAGTTTGGCGCAGACGTCGCGTAACGCGGCCATTTTCGGGGGCGCGAAGCCCCGCGAGGAGAATTTGGCCGAGACGCGGGAATGA
- the Flo2 gene encoding flotillin-2 isoform X2: protein MGNIHTVGPNEALIVSGTLTVEEVYRDRDQFAALVREVAAPDVGRMGIEILSFTIKDVYDDVQYLTSLGKAQTAIVKRDADAGVAEANRDAGIREAECQKSAMDIKYSTDTKIEDNSRMFKLQKANFDQEINTAKAQAQLAYDLQAAKIRQKIRNEEIQIEVVERKKQIEIETQEVLRKEKELDATVRLPADAENYRIQMLAEGKGTQTIQKAQAESEKIKKLGAAEAFAISSVGKAEAERMRMKAAVYKQYGDAAIMSIVLDALPKIAAEVAAPLAKTEEVVLIGGQDNTTGEVARLVGQIPPAVNALTGVDLSKILGKIPGATLSNVTPVK, encoded by the exons GAACTCTTACAGTAGAAGAAGTCTACAGAGACCGGGACCAATTTGCTGCCTTGGTGCGGGAAGTGGCTGCCCCGGATGTAGGAAGGATGGGCATCGAAATATTGTCTTTCACCATCAAAGACGTTTATGACGACGTCCAGTATCTGACGTCGTTGGGCAAGGCCCAGACCGCGATAGTCAAGAGGGATGCTGACGCGGGGGTGGCCGAGGCCAATAGGGATGCAGGAATTAGG GAAGCCGAATGTCAGAAATCCGCCATGGACATTAAGTATTCAACAGACACCAAGATTGAGGACAATTCCAGGATGTTCAAACTGCAGAAAGCTAATTTTGACCAGGAAATTAATACAGCG AAAGCACAAGCCCAGTTGGCGTACGACCTTCAAGCGGCAAAAATCCGGCAAAAAATacgaaatgaagaaattcagaTCGAAGTCGTTGAGcgaaaaaaacaaatcgaaATCGAAACTCAGGAAGTATTGAGGAAGGAAAAGGAGCTAGACGCCACTGTTCGACTACCGGCAGATGCAGAAAATTACCGAATACAGATGTTGGCTGAAGGAAAAGG AACTCAGACAATTCAAAAAGCCCAAGCTGAGAGCGAAAAGATCAAAAAACTGGGCGCAGCCGAAGCTTTTGCCATTTCCAGTGTGGGCAAAGCTGAAGCTGAACGGATGCGCATGAAAGCTGCAGTCTATAAGCAATACGGAGACGCCGCCATCATGAGCATAGTTTTGGACGCGCTTCCTAAA aTTGCAGCCGAAGTTGCTGCACCACTGGCCAAAACTGAGGAAGTTGTTCTTATTGGTGGCCAGGACAACACAACGGGGGAAGTTGCACGGCTGGTGGGTCAAATACCGCCCGCTGTCAATGCACTGACAGGAGTCGATTTGTCAAAGATTCTGGGCAAAATTCCGGGGGCCACATTGAGCAATGTCACTCCGGTAAAATAG
- the Flo2 gene encoding flotillin-2 isoform X1, protein MGNIHTVGPNEALIVSGGCCGSTKRVTTVGGWSWAWWLVTDVQRLSLEVMTLNPQCESVETSQGVPLSVTGVAQCKIMKADELLHTASEQFLGKTVNEIKATILQTLEGHLRAILGTLTVEEVYRDRDQFAALVREVAAPDVGRMGIEILSFTIKDVYDDVQYLTSLGKAQTAIVKRDADAGVAEANRDAGIREAECQKSAMDIKYSTDTKIEDNSRMFKLQKANFDQEINTAKAQAQLAYDLQAAKIRQKIRNEEIQIEVVERKKQIEIETQEVLRKEKELDATVRLPADAENYRIQMLAEGKGTQTIQKAQAESEKIKKLGAAEAFAISSVGKAEAERMRMKAAVYKQYGDAAIMSIVLDALPKIAAEVAAPLAKTEEVVLIGGQDNTTGEVARLVGQIPPAVNALTGVDLSKILGKIPGATLSNVTPVK, encoded by the exons GAGGATGCTGCGGATCAACAAAGCGCGTCACCACGGTAGGAGGTTGGTCCTGGGCTTGGTGGCTGGTGACCGACGTCCAGAGACTCTCTTTGGAGGTGATGACTCTGAATCCTCAGTGCGAGAGCGTGGAGACCTCCCAGGGTGTGCCCTTGAGTGTGACAGGAGTAGCTCagtgtaaaataatgaaagctGACGAACTTTTGCATACGGCGAGCGAGCAGTTCCTGGGAAAGACCGTGAACGAGATCAAAGCCACGATATTGCAGACTTTGGAGGGACATTTGAGAGCTATTTTGG GAACTCTTACAGTAGAAGAAGTCTACAGAGACCGGGACCAATTTGCTGCCTTGGTGCGGGAAGTGGCTGCCCCGGATGTAGGAAGGATGGGCATCGAAATATTGTCTTTCACCATCAAAGACGTTTATGACGACGTCCAGTATCTGACGTCGTTGGGCAAGGCCCAGACCGCGATAGTCAAGAGGGATGCTGACGCGGGGGTGGCCGAGGCCAATAGGGATGCAGGAATTAGG GAAGCCGAATGTCAGAAATCCGCCATGGACATTAAGTATTCAACAGACACCAAGATTGAGGACAATTCCAGGATGTTCAAACTGCAGAAAGCTAATTTTGACCAGGAAATTAATACAGCG AAAGCACAAGCCCAGTTGGCGTACGACCTTCAAGCGGCAAAAATCCGGCAAAAAATacgaaatgaagaaattcagaTCGAAGTCGTTGAGcgaaaaaaacaaatcgaaATCGAAACTCAGGAAGTATTGAGGAAGGAAAAGGAGCTAGACGCCACTGTTCGACTACCGGCAGATGCAGAAAATTACCGAATACAGATGTTGGCTGAAGGAAAAGG AACTCAGACAATTCAAAAAGCCCAAGCTGAGAGCGAAAAGATCAAAAAACTGGGCGCAGCCGAAGCTTTTGCCATTTCCAGTGTGGGCAAAGCTGAAGCTGAACGGATGCGCATGAAAGCTGCAGTCTATAAGCAATACGGAGACGCCGCCATCATGAGCATAGTTTTGGACGCGCTTCCTAAA aTTGCAGCCGAAGTTGCTGCACCACTGGCCAAAACTGAGGAAGTTGTTCTTATTGGTGGCCAGGACAACACAACGGGGGAAGTTGCACGGCTGGTGGGTCAAATACCGCCCGCTGTCAATGCACTGACAGGAGTCGATTTGTCAAAGATTCTGGGCAAAATTCCGGGGGCCACATTGAGCAATGTCACTCCGGTAAAATAG
- the Flo2 gene encoding flotillin-2 isoform X3, whose amino-acid sequence MRSSSGTLTVEEVYRDRDQFAALVREVAAPDVGRMGIEILSFTIKDVYDDVQYLTSLGKAQTAIVKRDADAGVAEANRDAGIREAECQKSAMDIKYSTDTKIEDNSRMFKLQKANFDQEINTAKAQAQLAYDLQAAKIRQKIRNEEIQIEVVERKKQIEIETQEVLRKEKELDATVRLPADAENYRIQMLAEGKGTQTIQKAQAESEKIKKLGAAEAFAISSVGKAEAERMRMKAAVYKQYGDAAIMSIVLDALPKIAAEVAAPLAKTEEVVLIGGQDNTTGEVARLVGQIPPAVNALTGVDLSKILGKIPGATLSNVTPVK is encoded by the exons ATGCGGTCGTCGTCag GAACTCTTACAGTAGAAGAAGTCTACAGAGACCGGGACCAATTTGCTGCCTTGGTGCGGGAAGTGGCTGCCCCGGATGTAGGAAGGATGGGCATCGAAATATTGTCTTTCACCATCAAAGACGTTTATGACGACGTCCAGTATCTGACGTCGTTGGGCAAGGCCCAGACCGCGATAGTCAAGAGGGATGCTGACGCGGGGGTGGCCGAGGCCAATAGGGATGCAGGAATTAGG GAAGCCGAATGTCAGAAATCCGCCATGGACATTAAGTATTCAACAGACACCAAGATTGAGGACAATTCCAGGATGTTCAAACTGCAGAAAGCTAATTTTGACCAGGAAATTAATACAGCG AAAGCACAAGCCCAGTTGGCGTACGACCTTCAAGCGGCAAAAATCCGGCAAAAAATacgaaatgaagaaattcagaTCGAAGTCGTTGAGcgaaaaaaacaaatcgaaATCGAAACTCAGGAAGTATTGAGGAAGGAAAAGGAGCTAGACGCCACTGTTCGACTACCGGCAGATGCAGAAAATTACCGAATACAGATGTTGGCTGAAGGAAAAGG AACTCAGACAATTCAAAAAGCCCAAGCTGAGAGCGAAAAGATCAAAAAACTGGGCGCAGCCGAAGCTTTTGCCATTTCCAGTGTGGGCAAAGCTGAAGCTGAACGGATGCGCATGAAAGCTGCAGTCTATAAGCAATACGGAGACGCCGCCATCATGAGCATAGTTTTGGACGCGCTTCCTAAA aTTGCAGCCGAAGTTGCTGCACCACTGGCCAAAACTGAGGAAGTTGTTCTTATTGGTGGCCAGGACAACACAACGGGGGAAGTTGCACGGCTGGTGGGTCAAATACCGCCCGCTGTCAATGCACTGACAGGAGTCGATTTGTCAAAGATTCTGGGCAAAATTCCGGGGGCCACATTGAGCAATGTCACTCCGGTAAAATAG